One segment of Mycoplasma sp. E35C DNA contains the following:
- the msrB gene encoding peptide-methionine (R)-S-oxide reductase MsrB — MKKYTKKPIEVLKKELTPLQFEVTQNSATERPFVNEYDKHFKKGIYVDLTSNEPLFLSTDKFDSGCGWPAFSKPISKDIIQELEDLSHNLVRTEVKAKNSDSHLGHVFNDGPKQSGGLRYCINSASLKFIAYEDLVKEGYEEFVAILDKQESDK; from the coding sequence ATGAAAAAATATACAAAAAAACCAATTGAAGTTCTTAAAAAAGAACTAACACCATTACAATTTGAAGTAACCCAAAACTCAGCTACAGAACGCCCTTTTGTTAATGAATATGATAAACATTTTAAGAAAGGAATTTATGTTGATCTTACAAGCAATGAACCATTATTCTTATCAACAGATAAATTTGATTCAGGTTGTGGCTGACCAGCTTTTTCTAAACCAATTAGTAAAGATATAATTCAAGAATTAGAAGATTTATCACACAATCTAGTCCGAACAGAAGTAAAAGCCAAAAATTCTGATAGCCACCTTGGGCATGTTTTTAATGATGGTCCTAAACAATCTGGCGGATTAAGATATTGCATTAATTCAGCTTCTTTAAAATTCATTGCCTATGAAGATTTAGTTAAAGAAGGATATGAAGAATTCGTTGCCATCTTAGATAAGCAAGAAAGCGATAAATAA
- a CDS encoding co-chaperone GroES — protein MNIKPLHDNVLVEVLSEQKTSKLGIITSINEEDKSNSTKGKVVALGDGLVYSKQQQIEFKITINDVVYFKEYAGTTINVDDKTYKMLGYDEIIGVIK, from the coding sequence ATGAACATCAAACCATTACATGACAATGTTTTAGTAGAAGTTTTATCTGAACAAAAAACTTCTAAACTAGGAATTATTACTAGTATCAATGAAGAAGATAAATCAAACTCAACCAAAGGTAAAGTAGTTGCACTAGGTGATGGTTTGGTTTATAGCAAACAACAACAAATTGAATTTAAAATCACAATTAATGATGTTGTTTATTTTAAAGAATACGCAGGCACAACGATTAATGTTGATGATAAAACCTACAAGATGTTAGGTTATGATGAAATTATTGGAGTAATTAAATAA
- a CDS encoding restriction endonuclease subunit S → MRFNGFEEAWQLTFLIKNFLVQIGGDKPHNTSNVKTKYYPFPLVSNGLGLNAIVGYTNSYKIKGNCVTMSSRGTIGYPEVRDYPFYPIYRTICLIPRTLANVNFIKNSLTKYNFSKQGGVIKQLTTNDIDDIQIFMPSFAEQQKIGELFNKFDKLIGKINNKIKKLRDIKESFMNREFSKLNN, encoded by the coding sequence ATTAGATTTAATGGTTTTGAAGAAGCCTGACAACTTACTTTTTTAATAAAAAATTTTTTAGTTCAAATTGGTGGCGACAAGCCTCATAATACTAGCAATGTAAAAACAAAATATTATCCTTTTCCTTTGGTATCAAATGGGTTAGGCCTTAATGCTATTGTTGGCTATACAAACTCTTATAAAATAAAAGGCAATTGTGTAACTATGTCAAGTAGAGGAACGATAGGATATCCAGAAGTTAGAGATTACCCCTTTTATCCTATATATAGAACTATTTGTTTAATCCCTAGAACATTAGCGAATGTTAACTTTATTAAAAATTCTTTGACTAAATATAACTTTTCTAAACAAGGTGGTGTAATTAAACAATTAACTACTAATGATATTGATGATATCCAAATTTTCATGCCTAGTTTTGCAGAACAACAAAAAATCGGTGAATTATTTAATAAATTTGATAAATTAATCGGTAAAATCAATAATAAGATAAAGAAGTTAAGGGATATAAAAGAAAGTTTTATGAATAGGGAATTTTCTAAACTAAATAATTAA
- a CDS encoding restriction endonuclease subunit S yields MKNIIKLYNGRGKLGIVKSTKYTKNTPYPLIGNGKGENSILGYTSKAVITKECVTISGAGTIGYPEYRNYSFYPLDHVACLIPFLNNDAKFIRYALDIHDFMPMVGLIPTINSNYINNIKIFTTSFTEQQKIGELFNKFDKLIDKINNKIKKLKDIKESFMNREFSKLNN; encoded by the coding sequence TTGAAGAATATAATTAAACTTTATAATGGAAGAGGCAAATTAGGAATTGTTAAATCTACTAAATATACAAAAAACACCCCTTACCCTCTTATTGGAAATGGAAAGGGCGAGAATTCAATATTAGGCTACACAAGCAAAGCTGTAATCACAAAAGAATGTGTTACTATTTCGGGTGCTGGAACGATAGGTTATCCAGAATATAGAAATTATTCATTTTACCCTTTAGATCATGTTGCTTGTCTTATACCTTTTTTAAATAACGATGCTAAGTTTATAAGATATGCATTAGATATTCATGATTTTATGCCAATGGTAGGCCTTATTCCAACTATAAACTCAAATTATATTAATAATATAAAGATATTCACCACATCTTTTACAGAACAACAAAAAATCGGCGAATTATTTAATAAATTTGATAAATTAATCGATAAAATCAATAATAAGATAAAGAAATTAAAAGATATAAAAGAAAGTTTTATGAATAGAGAATTTTCTAAACTAAATAATTAA
- a CDS encoding ATP-dependent 6-phosphofructokinase — translation MAIKTQRIAILTSGGDSPGMNAAIYGLVQQALLNNIQPYLVYEGYKGLVEDNIKLADQQEVIDHFFDSGTFIYSARLVEFKDLEVRKKAVSNLKAKKINTLVVIGGDGSYMGAKLLSELGINVISMPGTIDNDVSSSDYTIGFYSALEHITRTIQEISSTCVSHNRASISEVMGRHCGDLAVYAALATRADLVITPENIKSTQEIVDLVAKRMLEDKKRTITIIVCEHIYGEEGRDSLKQIAKQINDQLNIKTNVNYLTYGQRGQVPTPLERILAMKFAIKAFEQINKKEYNVVLGLDGDEIKAYSFDEALSKKNPSRIKLINLINRINGEFNE, via the coding sequence ATGGCTATTAAAACGCAACGAATTGCGATTTTAACTTCTGGGGGAGATTCTCCTGGAATGAACGCTGCGATCTATGGATTAGTTCAACAAGCGTTATTAAATAATATACAACCATACCTAGTTTATGAAGGTTATAAGGGTCTGGTTGAAGACAATATAAAATTAGCAGACCAGCAAGAAGTAATTGATCATTTCTTTGATTCTGGAACATTCATTTACTCAGCAAGGTTAGTTGAATTCAAAGATTTAGAAGTACGCAAAAAAGCAGTTAGCAACCTAAAAGCTAAAAAAATCAACACCTTAGTAGTAATTGGTGGTGATGGTTCATATATGGGTGCAAAATTACTATCAGAACTAGGCATTAATGTTATTAGTATGCCGGGAACGATTGATAATGATGTAAGCTCATCAGACTATACAATTGGTTTTTATTCAGCACTAGAACACATCACAAGAACAATTCAAGAAATTTCATCAACATGTGTTTCTCACAACCGTGCTTCAATTTCTGAAGTAATGGGTCGTCACTGTGGTGATTTAGCAGTTTATGCAGCACTAGCAACCAGAGCAGATTTAGTAATCACACCAGAAAACATTAAATCAACCCAAGAAATTGTTGATTTAGTAGCAAAAAGAATGCTAGAAGATAAAAAACGCACAATCACAATTATCGTGTGCGAACATATCTATGGCGAAGAAGGACGTGATAGCTTAAAACAAATTGCTAAACAAATTAATGATCAACTAAATATTAAAACCAATGTTAATTACTTAACTTATGGTCAACGTGGTCAGGTGCCAACACCATTAGAACGCATTTTAGCAATGAAATTTGCAATCAAAGCCTTTGAACAAATTAACAAGAAAGAATACAATGTCGTATTAGGACTTGATGGTGATGAAATTAAGGCTTATAGTTTTGATGAAGCATTAAGTAAGAAGAATCCTTCAAGAATTAAACTAATTAATTTAATTAATCGTATCAATGGGGAATTCAATGAATAA
- the pyk gene encoding pyruvate kinase, translating into MNKKHNKFDLNFLKRTKIVATCGPSITYKLFKLADLEDPAKQEIVANARENLKELFLNGVSTIRLNFSHGNQEEQAVRIILARSVARELNLPISIMLDTNGPEIRVDQMSETDNVVKKDQIVKIHTNREVLGTNLEFSVSDSSKKYNMAKDLSLGSIVLVDDGKLTLQVIEIAHDFSYIRAIAKNEHKIITKKRINLPNAKYSIPFLSQKDYNDIVFGLKNNIDYIAASFVNSAKDIEEIRNILKQHKMEHVQVISKVETRHAIENLDEIIEASDGIMVARGDLGLEIPYYEVPYWEKYIIKACRFANKRVIVATQMLDSLEKNIQPTRAEVTDVFFAVERGCDSTMLSGETANGMYPIIAVETMKKINKQSELLFDYKRAITHYFPMTEVSKTTFGEKISEICKKICPNREIGNDEFSTHFLVHFTNNRDEIFALANAKLAASVIIITDDKVVHTGHGIDYGIFTYYVDDLTKALENYQLIAKKAILHYSELFEIKPDNKNNFVLMK; encoded by the coding sequence ATGAATAAGAAGCATAATAAATTTGATTTAAACTTTCTAAAAAGAACAAAAATTGTTGCGACATGTGGTCCTTCAATTACCTATAAATTATTTAAATTAGCTGATTTAGAAGATCCAGCTAAACAAGAGATTGTTGCCAATGCAAGAGAAAATCTAAAAGAATTATTCTTAAACGGAGTTTCAACAATTCGTTTAAATTTTTCTCACGGTAATCAAGAAGAGCAAGCAGTAAGAATAATCTTAGCTCGCAGTGTAGCTAGGGAATTGAACTTACCAATCTCAATCATGCTTGATACTAACGGTCCTGAAATCCGTGTTGATCAGATGAGTGAAACTGACAATGTTGTGAAAAAAGACCAAATTGTTAAAATTCACACCAACCGTGAAGTGTTGGGAACTAATTTAGAATTCTCAGTATCTGATTCATCTAAAAAATACAATATGGCTAAGGACTTATCATTAGGTTCTATTGTTTTAGTTGATGATGGTAAATTAACACTTCAAGTTATTGAAATTGCTCATGACTTTTCATACATCAGAGCGATTGCTAAAAACGAACATAAAATTATTACTAAAAAACGCATTAACTTACCAAATGCGAAATATTCAATTCCATTCTTAAGTCAAAAAGATTATAACGACATCGTTTTTGGTTTAAAAAATAACATTGATTACATTGCTGCTTCATTTGTTAATAGCGCTAAGGATATTGAAGAAATCCGTAATATTCTAAAACAACACAAAATGGAACATGTTCAAGTGATTTCTAAGGTTGAAACTCGTCATGCCATTGAAAATTTAGATGAAATCATTGAAGCTAGTGATGGTATTATGGTTGCTCGTGGTGATTTAGGATTAGAAATCCCTTATTACGAAGTGCCTTATTGAGAAAAATACATCATCAAAGCATGCCGATTTGCTAATAAACGTGTAATTGTGGCAACTCAAATGCTAGATTCACTTGAAAAGAATATTCAACCAACAAGAGCAGAAGTAACTGACGTTTTCTTTGCTGTTGAAAGAGGTTGTGACTCAACTATGTTATCAGGTGAAACTGCAAATGGAATGTATCCAATTATTGCAGTAGAAACAATGAAGAAGATTAACAAACAATCTGAATTGTTATTCGACTATAAACGAGCAATCACTCACTACTTCCCAATGACTGAAGTATCAAAAACAACTTTTGGTGAAAAGATTAGTGAAATTTGCAAGAAGATCTGTCCTAACCGTGAAATTGGTAATGATGAATTCTCAACTCATTTCTTAGTTCATTTCACAAATAACCGTGATGAAATTTTTGCCTTAGCCAATGCTAAACTAGCTGCTAGTGTAATTATTATTACTGATGACAAAGTTGTTCATACAGGTCATGGTATTGATTATGGAATCTTCACTTACTATGTTGATGATTTAACAAAAGCATTAGAAAATTACCAACTAATAGCTAAAAAAGCAATCTTACACTACTCAGAATTATTTGAAATTAAACCTGATAATAAAAATAACTTCGTATTAATGAAATAA
- a CDS encoding type I restriction-modification system subunit M, which translates to MTKQELASKIWDFCNTTRMMFDSHNYKDVLLGLIFYKFLSDDLEREYERRELSKEEIKELDEPNKSKVVNNTYNAIYDRVHYFIRYDYLFSSWIEKMNEFSINLITDSLNYFNENIHHNYLKVYKDIFKNLYDNLKKLDADKDNNLSKVRQMIEIINEIPTHRINQNYDVLGYVYEYLLNKFNTAGKKSGQFYTPHEISTIMSEIAIASLNNKKEISIYDPTSGSGSLLINIGTKLKFATGSKVNRTKTSKKETVNVTYYAQEILEAPYNLTRMNLVMNGVNPSLINVNKGDTLDKDWPFIVEGKPKTVDCVVANPPYSISWIPSNKTNDPRFRGYGLAPAKKRADFAFLLHCLYHLESDGIMQIVMPHGVLFRGNSEYDIRKNLIEKNNIETIIGLPEKIFANTGIPTCIIILRKKRDNKKQDVLFIDASQEFVKENTTNVLLGCHTKKIVDAVIARKDIPYFARLVDKSEIVKNDYNLNISKYVTTTKSESPYDLYSTIYGTIPNNEIDEFNDYWDVFYDLKDLLFKKNNQRYSVSKNSEIYDAIEQSESVENYKNECYKQFEDFASYLTKKIIEEDNDKYNDLREEIDKELFTFADKIKLIDKYKIFNEFDSRWNEIINDKSELKESLNKIDWTWTKSVKDKNPDKGTPQGRILPIDLVQQTLLIEKINKIRSNEELSTDISNQINCLLEELELEYRDAFYSEDDKKIAISELNDIVHEIFTDNNIKCAKTKIKQTFDDKFDEIIKSETLSTSERKVLEIYQLFYKRKDIDSINSGLQKELKNETVTKIQEINYQEAKPVFVFKWIEPIIKGMKDLVDEQINDFVALLTKLINKYNNPMNELKTQIDQEEKELVALLKELEADKYDQKAIDELISLLDK; encoded by the coding sequence ATGACAAAGCAAGAATTGGCAAGTAAGATTTGGGATTTTTGTAACACAACCAGAATGATGTTTGATTCCCACAATTATAAAGATGTTCTTTTAGGTTTAATTTTCTATAAATTCTTATCAGACGATTTAGAACGCGAGTATGAAAGAAGAGAATTAAGCAAAGAAGAAATAAAAGAACTAGATGAACCAAATAAATCAAAGGTTGTTAACAACACATATAATGCAATCTATGATAGAGTTCATTATTTCATTAGATATGATTACTTATTTTCAAGTTGAATTGAGAAAATGAATGAATTTTCGATCAACCTTATTACGGATTCTTTAAATTACTTTAATGAAAATATCCATCATAATTATTTGAAAGTTTATAAAGACATTTTCAAAAACCTTTATGATAACTTAAAAAAATTAGATGCTGATAAAGATAACAATCTTAGTAAAGTCAGACAAATGATCGAAATAATTAATGAAATTCCTACGCATAGAATTAATCAAAACTATGATGTTTTAGGTTATGTGTATGAATATTTATTAAATAAATTTAATACGGCTGGAAAAAAATCTGGGCAGTTTTACACCCCACATGAGATCTCAACTATCATGTCAGAAATTGCGATTGCTTCATTAAATAACAAAAAAGAAATCTCAATATATGACCCAACTTCAGGTTCTGGATCTTTATTAATTAATATTGGTACTAAATTAAAGTTTGCTACTGGATCAAAAGTTAATAGAACTAAAACCTCAAAAAAAGAAACTGTTAATGTAACTTATTACGCTCAAGAAATATTAGAAGCTCCTTATAACCTTACAAGAATGAATTTAGTAATGAACGGAGTAAACCCTTCACTTATTAATGTTAATAAAGGAGATACTCTAGATAAAGACTGACCATTTATTGTTGAAGGGAAACCAAAAACAGTTGATTGCGTTGTTGCCAACCCACCATATTCAATTAGTTGGATACCTTCAAATAAAACTAATGACCCTAGATTTAGAGGTTATGGGTTAGCACCAGCTAAAAAGCGTGCTGATTTTGCGTTCTTATTACACTGTTTATATCACTTAGAAAGTGATGGCATCATGCAGATTGTTATGCCTCATGGTGTGTTGTTTAGAGGTAATTCAGAATATGATATTAGAAAGAATTTGATAGAAAAAAATAATATCGAAACAATCATCGGATTACCTGAAAAGATTTTTGCCAACACAGGGATTCCAACTTGTATTATTATTCTTAGAAAGAAGCGAGATAATAAAAAACAAGATGTTCTATTTATAGATGCTAGCCAAGAGTTTGTTAAAGAAAACACAACCAATGTGCTTTTAGGTTGTCACACCAAAAAAATCGTTGATGCCGTTATTGCTAGAAAAGACATCCCTTATTTTGCTAGATTAGTTGATAAATCTGAAATCGTTAAAAACGATTACAATTTAAATATTTCTAAATATGTAACGACAACTAAATCTGAAAGTCCTTACGATCTTTACTCAACAATCTATGGAACAATCCCTAACAATGAAATTGATGAATTTAATGATTATTGAGATGTGTTTTATGATCTAAAAGATCTATTGTTTAAAAAGAATAACCAAAGATATTCTGTATCTAAAAATAGCGAAATTTACGATGCTATTGAACAAAGTGAAAGTGTTGAAAACTATAAGAATGAATGCTATAAACAGTTCGAAGATTTTGCTAGTTATTTAACCAAAAAAATAATCGAAGAAGATAATGATAAGTACAATGATTTAAGAGAAGAAATTGATAAAGAATTATTCACTTTTGCCGATAAAATTAAATTAATTGACAAATACAAAATCTTTAATGAGTTTGATAGTAGATGGAATGAAATCATAAACGATAAATCAGAATTGAAAGAATCTTTAAATAAGATTGATTGAACTTGAACTAAAAGCGTTAAGGATAAAAACCCAGATAAAGGTACACCGCAAGGAAGAATTTTACCTATTGATTTAGTTCAACAAACTTTATTAATTGAAAAGATTAACAAGATCAGAAGTAATGAAGAATTATCTACTGATATAAGCAATCAAATTAATTGCTTATTAGAAGAATTGGAATTAGAATATCGTGATGCTTTTTATTCAGAAGATGATAAGAAAATAGCTATTTCAGAACTAAATGATATAGTTCATGAAATCTTTACAGATAACAACATTAAGTGTGCTAAGACCAAGATTAAACAAACGTTTGATGATAAATTTGATGAAATAATTAAATCAGAAACATTATCAACTTCTGAAAGAAAAGTGTTAGAAATTTATCAACTGTTTTATAAGAGAAAAGATATTGATTCAATCAATAGTGGTTTACAAAAAGAATTAAAAAATGAAACAGTTACTAAAATCCAAGAAATAAATTATCAAGAAGCAAAACCAGTGTTTGTGTTTAAATGAATTGAACCAATTATCAAAGGAATGAAGGATTTAGTAGATGAACAAATCAATGATTTTGTTGCTCTTTTAACTAAATTAATAAATAAATATAACAATCCGATGAATGAGTTAAAAACTCAAATCGATCAGGAAGAAAAAGAATTGGTTGCTTTATTAAAAGAACTAGAAGCTGATAAATATGATCAAAAAGCGATCGATGAACTAATTAGCTTGTTGGATAAATAA
- the groL gene encoding chaperonin GroEL (60 kDa chaperone family; promotes refolding of misfolded polypeptides especially under stressful conditions; forms two stacked rings of heptamers to form a barrel-shaped 14mer; ends can be capped by GroES; misfolded proteins enter the barrel where they are refolded when GroES binds) produces MAKELSFESAARAKLLKGINKLAKAVKITAGPKGRNALIEKKYGAPLITNDGVTIAKEIELADPVENMGAKLIAEAAISTNDIAGDGTTTATILTHEIVNKAIEAINDGVNPVNLRKGIENASKLVCEYLSSMSKPIKSIEEITQVGAISSGSKYIGELIAKAMDIVGPNGVISIDDAKSFDTTLDTTDGLEFKGGYSSPYMVTDSEKMLSELSNPKILVSQNKINTVKEILPLLEASIESSAPLLIVASDIAEDVVTALAINKLRGTLNVVSVKCSEFGEAQKTTLEDLAISVNTVLVDSTAGVEFKDVDLNKLGSAEKVVISKDKTTIINGACQKDVLAKYLNSLEAKLANTTSKYDKERISKRIANLSNGVAVIHVGGATEVAQKELKLRIEDALNSTKAAVEEGIVAGGGVALINAIEVLKQVKESNEEIALGYEIVKSSLSAPCRQIIENAGQNSSKIINNILNSKQKGYGYNAETNEFVDMINNGIIDPTKVTKTALEKACSVAALLITTEVAINDEKNKEDHKHSSGLNDL; encoded by the coding sequence ATGGCAAAAGAACTTAGTTTTGAAAGCGCAGCAAGAGCTAAATTATTAAAAGGAATTAATAAATTAGCAAAAGCAGTAAAAATCACAGCTGGACCAAAAGGTCGTAATGCTTTAATTGAAAAAAAATACGGTGCTCCACTAATTACTAATGATGGAGTAACGATTGCTAAAGAAATCGAACTAGCTGATCCAGTTGAAAACATGGGAGCTAAATTGATTGCAGAAGCTGCGATTTCAACTAATGATATTGCGGGTGATGGAACAACAACAGCAACCATTCTAACCCACGAAATTGTTAATAAAGCAATCGAAGCAATCAACGATGGTGTTAATCCTGTTAATTTAAGAAAAGGGATTGAAAATGCTTCAAAATTGGTTTGTGAATACTTATCAAGTATGTCAAAACCAATTAAATCAATTGAAGAAATTACCCAAGTTGGGGCAATTTCATCAGGTTCAAAATACATTGGTGAATTAATTGCTAAGGCTATGGATATTGTTGGTCCAAATGGTGTGATTTCAATTGATGATGCTAAATCATTTGACACAACCCTTGATACAACTGATGGATTAGAATTCAAAGGTGGATATTCTTCACCTTACATGGTAACTGATTCTGAAAAGATGCTAAGTGAATTAAGTAATCCAAAGATCTTAGTATCACAAAACAAAATTAATACTGTTAAAGAAATCCTACCCCTTCTTGAAGCTAGCATTGAATCAAGTGCTCCGTTATTAATCGTAGCTAGTGATATTGCAGAAGATGTAGTAACTGCTTTAGCAATTAATAAACTACGTGGCACTTTAAATGTAGTAAGTGTTAAGTGTTCAGAATTTGGTGAAGCTCAAAAAACTACCCTTGAAGATTTAGCAATCAGTGTTAATACTGTTTTAGTTGATAGCACTGCTGGTGTTGAATTTAAAGATGTTGATTTAAACAAACTAGGTTCTGCTGAAAAAGTGGTGATTTCAAAAGATAAAACCACAATCATTAATGGTGCTTGTCAAAAAGATGTTTTAGCCAAGTACTTAAACAGTTTAGAAGCTAAATTAGCCAACACAACATCTAAATATGACAAAGAACGCATTTCTAAGCGTATTGCTAACTTATCAAACGGTGTAGCTGTAATCCATGTTGGTGGTGCTACTGAAGTTGCTCAAAAAGAACTGAAATTAAGAATTGAAGATGCTTTAAACTCAACCAAAGCAGCCGTTGAAGAAGGAATTGTTGCTGGGGGTGGTGTTGCTTTAATTAATGCTATTGAAGTATTAAAACAAGTTAAAGAATCAAATGAAGAAATCGCATTAGGTTATGAAATTGTTAAATCTTCATTATCAGCACCTTGTCGTCAAATTATTGAAAACGCTGGACAAAACAGTTCTAAGATCATTAACAACATCTTAAATAGCAAACAAAAAGGCTATGGTTATAACGCTGAAACTAACGAGTTTGTTGATATGATCAATAATGGAATTATCGACCCAACTAAGGTAACAAAAACTGCATTAGAAAAAGCTTGTTCAGTAGCTGCATTATTAATTACAACCGAAGTTGCAATTAATGATGAAAAAAATAAAGAAGATCATAAACATTCATCTGGATTAAACGATCTTTAA
- a CDS encoding restriction endonuclease subunit S, translating into MNLNKKIKLSDHLKLEQGRSPGAIDKCASTRYVKNSIPYPTQSDVDKNTGIITSNKYWLLPNFAPKDSLIKKGQLMIFRSGNVGEIVELGLEKAFIDERFFKIIIDDNISKSYIKNFFIYNKKTIQKFKNGTAIQIFVVNEFNDWLSTKQIPSLEFQIKPSLLFEKIENKILHNHLKLQKIEQVRKALLAKMFVSEANTHTHTHTHTPTIRFNGFEDKWHRVSLSEILDVFRSGKRPGIIKSQKTKRTPYPMIGNGKGENALMGYTNEFIIKKNCITLSGAGTIGYPQYRDYYFYPVKDVACLTPFSNNDAKFIRYALNDYKFAPTIGPIQYINSAYIKSIQIFTASFIEQQKIGELFNKFDKLIDKINNKIKKLKDIKESFMNREFSKLNN; encoded by the coding sequence ATGAATTTAAATAAGAAAATAAAGCTATCTGATCATTTGAAATTGGAGCAAGGTCGATCACCAGGAGCTATTGATAAGTGTGCTTCTACTCGTTATGTTAAAAATTCAATTCCTTATCCTACGCAATCTGATGTAGATAAAAATACTGGAATTATAACTTCTAATAAATATTGATTATTGCCTAATTTTGCACCAAAAGATTCGTTAATTAAAAAAGGACAATTGATGATTTTTAGAAGTGGCAATGTTGGTGAGATAGTTGAATTAGGTTTAGAAAAAGCGTTTATCGATGAAAGATTTTTTAAAATTATTATCGATGATAATATATCAAAAAGTTACATAAAAAACTTTTTTATTTACAACAAAAAAACGATCCAAAAATTTAAGAACGGAACAGCAATTCAGATATTTGTTGTAAATGAATTTAACGATTGGTTAAGTACTAAACAAATACCCAGTTTAGAGTTCCAAATAAAACCTTCTTTGTTGTTTGAGAAAATTGAAAACAAGATTTTGCATAATCATTTAAAACTTCAAAAAATAGAACAAGTTAGAAAGGCGTTGTTAGCAAAGATGTTTGTTAGCGAAGCTAACACACACACACACACACACACACACACACCGACTATTAGATTTAATGGTTTTGAAGATAAGTGACACCGTGTATCTTTAAGTGAAATATTGGATGTTTTTAGAAGCGGTAAAAGACCTGGAATTATAAAATCTCAAAAAACAAAAAGAACCCCTTATCCGATGATTGGAAACGGAAAAGGTGAAAATGCTTTAATGGGGTATACAAATGAATTTATAATAAAGAAAAATTGTATTACTCTTTCAGGAGCTGGAACCATAGGTTACCCTCAATATAGAGATTATTACTTCTACCCTGTAAAAGATGTGGCTTGCTTAACCCCTTTTTCTAATAATGATGCTAAATTTATAAGATATGCATTGAATGATTATAAATTCGCTCCGACGATTGGCCCCATTCAATATATAAATTCTGCTTATATAAAAAGTATTCAAATCTTCACTGCATCTTTTATAGAACAACAAAAAATCGGTGAATTATTTAATAAATTTGATAAATTAATCGATAAAATCAATAATAAGATAAAGAAATTAAAAGATATAAAAGAAAGTTTTATGAATAGAGAATTTTCTAAACTAAATAATTAA